A region from the Halobellus litoreus genome encodes:
- a CDS encoding phosphoribosyltransferase family protein, whose translation MNRAEKAALQLQSVAVLRMLKETRTYDELAELTGLPAGDLNRYVNGHVLPGAERAHDVVDGVGRDALATELRARVEFDDGGYVDNSGVVFDQSFLDLVAPVAANALDFERPDVVLTAATDGITLGAAMASYFDARVAYAKKSKETAVEEFIESRQRLASGIELTYYLPRRALSGGENVLIVDDLIRSGETQELLLDITTQADADVAGVFTLIAVGEEGIDRARELTDAPVGALTTFDAE comes from the coding sequence ATGAACAGAGCGGAGAAAGCGGCCCTCCAGTTACAGTCGGTGGCGGTGCTGCGGATGCTCAAGGAGACTCGGACGTACGACGAACTCGCCGAACTCACTGGGCTCCCGGCAGGCGACCTCAACCGATACGTCAACGGCCACGTCCTCCCCGGCGCGGAGCGCGCGCACGACGTCGTCGACGGCGTCGGCCGCGACGCCTTGGCGACGGAACTGCGCGCCCGCGTGGAGTTCGACGACGGCGGGTACGTCGACAACTCCGGCGTCGTCTTCGATCAGTCCTTTCTCGACCTCGTCGCCCCCGTCGCCGCCAACGCGCTCGACTTCGAGCGCCCGGACGTCGTCCTGACGGCCGCGACCGACGGGATCACGCTGGGCGCGGCGATGGCGAGTTACTTCGACGCCCGCGTCGCGTACGCCAAGAAGTCGAAGGAGACGGCCGTCGAGGAGTTCATCGAGTCCCGACAGCGGCTCGCCTCCGGCATCGAACTGACGTACTACCTCCCCCGACGAGCGCTCTCGGGCGGTGAGAACGTCCTGATCGTCGACGACCTCATCCGGTCGGGCGAGACCCAGGAACTCCTGCTCGACATCACGACCCAGGCCGACGCCGACGTCGCCGGGGTCTTCACGCTCATCGCGGTCGGCGAGGAGGGCATCGACCGCGCCCGCGAACTCACGGACGCCCCGGTCGGCGCGCTCACGACGTTCGACGCCGAGTGA